A genome region from Bacteroides stercoris ATCC 43183 includes the following:
- the mobB gene encoding conjugal transfer protein MobB codes for MVAKISHGMSLYGALAYNYEKVAAGTAEILSGNRMISDRLGLPSEDMRLALLSFENYLLANRNTEKPVLHISLSPAPEDRLTDGRLAELAERYMQKMGYGNQPYITYKHADTHNTHIHIVSVCVDEQGKKISDAYEHRRSMTACRELEVDFGLRNGADAEKRNPKAELRKVDASLGDVRHQVGNTLKAVLESYRFQTFGEYNALLSTLNIEAKQVRGEYNGTPYTSIVYSVTDDTGKVVSPPFKSSRFGKRFGNEQLEKRMLINLKALKDGKWAPSIQADIVRALRQADSQKRFVELLGQRRIDVVFRKNERGRIYGVTFIDHNHREVFNGSRMGKVFSANVFNDYFKWLENIPEKERGGHSATELWQHHRHESSSTLELAAGIFSLETNPRDYEEEAFARRMKKKKKTGRKRGI; via the coding sequence ATGGTTGCAAAAATAAGCCATGGCATGAGTCTTTACGGAGCGCTTGCTTATAACTACGAGAAGGTAGCGGCTGGTACGGCTGAGATTCTTTCCGGTAACCGTATGATTTCCGACCGGCTCGGATTGCCAAGCGAGGACATGCGCTTGGCATTGCTCTCTTTTGAGAATTACCTGCTGGCAAACCGCAATACGGAGAAGCCCGTCCTGCACATTTCCCTTTCCCCAGCACCGGAAGACCGGCTGACCGACGGGCGGCTGGCAGAACTGGCGGAACGTTATATGCAGAAGATGGGGTATGGGAATCAGCCTTACATCACCTACAAACATGCCGATACACACAATACCCATATCCATATTGTCAGTGTCTGTGTGGATGAACAGGGGAAAAAGATCAGCGATGCCTACGAGCATCGGCGTTCCATGACCGCCTGTCGGGAGCTGGAAGTGGATTTCGGTCTGCGAAACGGAGCGGATGCGGAAAAGCGGAATCCAAAAGCGGAACTAAGAAAGGTGGACGCTTCCTTGGGAGATGTCCGCCATCAGGTAGGTAATACCCTTAAAGCCGTATTGGAAAGCTACCGTTTCCAAACCTTCGGGGAATACAATGCGCTGCTTTCCACGCTCAACATCGAGGCGAAACAGGTCAGGGGAGAATACAACGGTACCCCATATACCAGTATTGTATATTCGGTCACGGATGATACCGGCAAGGTTGTCAGCCCACCGTTCAAAAGTTCCCGATTTGGGAAACGCTTCGGAAATGAACAGTTGGAAAAGCGGATGCTGATAAATCTGAAAGCTCTCAAAGATGGGAAATGGGCCCCCTCCATACAGGCGGACATCGTTCGTGCCTTGCGGCAGGCGGATTCACAGAAACGGTTTGTGGAACTGCTCGGGCAAAGGCGTATTGATGTGGTTTTCCGCAAGAATGAGCGGGGACGTATCTATGGTGTCACCTTTATTGATCACAACCATCGGGAGGTGTTCAACGGCTCACGCATGGGCAAGGTGTTTTCTGCCAATGTGTTCAACGACTATTTCAAATGGTTGGAAAACATACCCGAAAAGGAACGGGGCGGACATTCCGCTACAGAACTTTGGCAGCATCACCGTCACGAATCCTCTAGCACGCTCGAACTGGCGGCAGGCATTTTTTCCTTGGAAACCAATCCGCGGGATTACGAGGAGGAAGCCTTTGCACGCCGCATGAAGAAAAAAAAGAAGACCGGACGCAAGCGTGGCATTTAG
- the ltrA gene encoding group II intron reverse transcriptase/maturase, with translation MNETKTSCAPADSRNLTWDGMDWSKCEAYVRKLQARIVKAQKEGRHNKVKALQWMLTHSFYAKALAVKRVTSNKGKKTSGVDKQLWDSPKRKYKAIGELKRRGYNPQPLRRVHIKKKNGKLRPLGIPTMKDRAMQALYLMALEPIAETTGDRFSYGFRKKRRTMDAIRQIDTVLNRQHSPEWILEGDIKGCFDHISHDWLLNHIPMDKTILRKWLKCGAVFNGKLFPTEEGTPQGGIISPTLANIALDGLQPLLAERFKRLWRNNKTFHYKVNLIRYADDFIITGRDKELLENEVKPIVIEFLKERGLTLSEEKTTITNIYDGFDFLGFNVRKFGKRLYTSPSKDAQKRFRAKIGDIVKGHKMCKQESLIRMLNPVITGWGNYYRYGASTDAFHGCDNHIYNLTKKWALRRHPKKRKSWVADKYWHEIRGRKWTFAWKYETKSKKVNYLTLKRLSDIHYTPYKQIKGEANPFDPEYDDYFFQRKEQQMLESLKGRKSLLYLWNKQNRICPLCGKEIDCTKAWNVNEISVGGSIVRQLVHNNCYKRNKRKC, from the coding sequence ATGAACGAAACTAAAACATCGTGTGCGCCTGCTGATAGTAGGAATCTAACTTGGGACGGCATGGACTGGTCCAAGTGTGAAGCCTATGTCCGAAAGCTACAAGCGCGTATTGTAAAGGCTCAAAAGGAAGGCAGACATAACAAGGTGAAAGCCTTGCAGTGGATGCTGACCCACTCTTTTTACGCCAAGGCATTGGCGGTAAAGAGGGTTACTTCCAACAAAGGGAAGAAAACGTCTGGAGTAGATAAACAGCTTTGGGATTCTCCCAAGCGCAAGTACAAAGCAATCGGTGAACTGAAACGTCGTGGTTACAATCCGCAGCCGCTTCGTAGGGTTCACATCAAGAAAAAGAACGGTAAACTCCGACCGTTGGGAATACCGACAATGAAAGACAGGGCGATGCAGGCATTATATCTCATGGCATTGGAACCGATAGCCGAAACGACAGGCGACCGCTTTTCTTATGGTTTCCGCAAGAAACGCAGGACAATGGACGCTATCCGTCAGATTGATACGGTTCTAAACCGCCAGCATTCCCCCGAATGGATTTTGGAGGGAGACATTAAAGGCTGCTTCGACCATATCAGCCACGACTGGCTTCTTAATCATATCCCTATGGATAAGACGATACTCAGAAAATGGCTGAAATGTGGAGCTGTATTCAATGGCAAACTATTCCCGACAGAAGAGGGTACACCACAAGGAGGTATCATATCACCGACACTTGCAAATATAGCACTTGACGGACTTCAACCACTCTTGGCTGAAAGATTCAAAAGATTATGGCGCAACAATAAGACATTCCACTACAAGGTAAACCTTATTCGTTATGCGGATGACTTTATAATCACAGGTCGAGATAAGGAGCTATTGGAAAACGAAGTCAAACCTATCGTGATAGAATTTCTCAAAGAAAGAGGGCTGACCTTATCCGAAGAGAAAACTACCATTACGAACATATACGACGGTTTTGATTTCTTAGGTTTCAATGTGAGGAAGTTTGGCAAAAGGCTATACACATCCCCGTCCAAAGATGCACAGAAACGCTTCAGGGCAAAAATCGGTGACATCGTTAAAGGACATAAAATGTGTAAGCAGGAATCGCTGATACGAATGCTTAATCCTGTAATCACAGGTTGGGGCAACTATTACCGATATGGTGCATCAACCGATGCTTTTCATGGTTGTGACAATCACATTTACAATCTCACGAAGAAATGGGCTTTACGTCGCCATCCAAAGAAACGCAAGTCTTGGGTTGCAGACAAATATTGGCATGAAATTCGGGGGCGTAAATGGACGTTTGCATGGAAATATGAAACCAAGAGCAAGAAAGTGAACTACCTGACCCTTAAAAGGTTGTCGGATATACATTATACCCCGTACAAGCAAATCAAAGGTGAGGCAAACCCTTTCGACCCGGAATACGATGATTATTTCTTTCAGCGAAAGGAGCAACAAATGCTGGAATCTCTCAAGGGACGTAAGTCTCTCTTATATTTATGGAACAAGCAGAACCGGATTTGTCCGTTATGCGGCAAGGAAATAGATTGTACAAAAGCATGGAACGTCAACGAAATATCTGTTGGTGGTTCGATTGTACGGCAACTTGTCCACAACAACTGCTACAAGCGAAATAAACGAAAATGTTGA
- a CDS encoding DUF3408 domain-containing protein, with translation MATKRRTDYQVDEEALKRMMAGDVTALEKTVSPEGESETKSQAGPSQEKQEKKSGLSRQQIKKSPDGVADSDEYRRRFLKVRLSGARRQTYVNDALYRTVAKVLPVIAPDMSVPMFLSCVLSDHLERYQDIINEIYNQEATQKPIEWKK, from the coding sequence ATGGCTACCAAAAGAAGAACGGATTACCAAGTGGACGAGGAGGCATTGAAACGCATGATGGCAGGAGATGTAACCGCTTTGGAAAAAACGGTTTCTCCGGAAGGGGAATCGGAAACAAAAAGTCAGGCTGGGCCTTCTCAGGAGAAACAGGAGAAGAAAAGCGGCCTTTCCAGACAGCAAATAAAGAAATCACCGGATGGAGTGGCTGATTCAGATGAATACCGGAGACGGTTTCTGAAAGTGAGACTGTCGGGAGCAAGAAGGCAGACCTATGTTAACGATGCATTATACAGGACTGTTGCCAAAGTATTGCCGGTCATTGCACCGGATATGTCCGTCCCGATGTTTTTAAGCTGTGTCCTGTCAGACCATCTGGAAAGGTACCAGGACATCATCAACGAGATATATAACCAGGAAGCCACACAAAAACCGATAGAATGGAAGAAATAG
- the mobA gene encoding conjugal transfer protein MobA, whose amino-acid sequence MEKTTGTRTGRKPKNDPADHKYSFRLNAEENTRFEKLLADSGAGNLTLFIKKSIFSGQIKVVKIDKATMDYYIRLTEFHKQFQAVGNNYNQVVRALKNNFGEKRAMALLYKLERLSLELMLICKKVMALTQEYERKWLQK is encoded by the coding sequence ATGGAGAAAACAACAGGGACAAGGACGGGCAGAAAGCCTAAAAATGATCCGGCGGACCACAAGTACAGTTTCCGCCTGAACGCCGAGGAGAACACAAGATTTGAAAAGTTGCTGGCGGATTCAGGAGCCGGCAACCTCACGCTGTTCATCAAGAAATCCATCTTCTCGGGACAGATAAAGGTCGTGAAAATAGACAAGGCGACGATGGACTATTACATCAGGCTGACAGAATTCCACAAACAGTTCCAGGCTGTCGGCAACAACTACAACCAGGTCGTCCGTGCCTTGAAGAACAATTTCGGGGAGAAACGGGCGATGGCATTGCTCTATAAGTTGGAAAGATTGAGTCTTGAGCTGATGCTCATCTGCAAAAAGGTCATGGCGCTAACCCAGGAATACGAGCGGAAATGGTTGCAAAAATAA
- a CDS encoding ParA family protein: protein MKQVIHSKFKPMKREPLFVALSNQKGGVGKSTFTVLLASYFHYLNGYNVLVVDCDYPQHSISAMRDWEVGNIEKNVHLQNQLVEQFGTSGRKAYSILNSTPEEARETAGRFLEKSDLDYDLVLFDLPGTVNVPGVFQSVINMDYVFTPITQERMVMRSSMSFVLAIREYMHRHADVPLRGIHMFWNRMDKRVSKGLYNGYTEIFRSLKLPVLETVIPSAERYNKDSGMKGPLFRSTLFPPSPSAVKGSGLDLLVAEIETVLKLQ from the coding sequence ATGAAACAAGTCATACACTCTAAATTCAAGCCTATGAAGAGAGAACCTTTATTTGTCGCTTTGAGCAACCAGAAAGGCGGTGTGGGAAAATCCACGTTCACCGTGTTGCTCGCCAGTTATTTCCATTACCTGAACGGATATAACGTACTTGTGGTGGATTGTGATTATCCACAGCACAGCATCAGTGCCATGCGGGACTGGGAAGTGGGGAACATTGAAAAGAACGTGCATCTGCAAAACCAGCTGGTGGAACAGTTCGGAACAAGCGGCAGGAAAGCCTACAGCATCCTGAACTCCACCCCGGAGGAAGCTAGGGAGACGGCCGGCCGCTTTCTCGAAAAGTCGGATCTGGACTATGACCTTGTCCTTTTTGATCTCCCCGGTACCGTGAATGTGCCCGGTGTCTTCCAGTCCGTGATCAATATGGACTATGTATTCACTCCGATTACACAGGAAAGGATGGTAATGCGGAGCAGCATGTCTTTTGTCCTTGCCATCAGGGAATACATGCACCGGCATGCGGACGTACCCTTGCGTGGCATCCATATGTTCTGGAACCGGATGGACAAACGGGTGTCCAAAGGGCTGTATAACGGCTATACCGAAATTTTCCGCTCTCTGAAACTGCCGGTGCTGGAGACCGTCATTCCCAGTGCGGAACGCTACAACAAAGATTCCGGGATGAAGGGGCCCCTGTTCCGCAGCACCTTGTTCCCTCCATCTCCCTCCGCAGTGAAAGGAAGCGGTCTGGACCTGTTGGTAGCGGAAATAGAAACCGTACTGAAACTTCAATAA